From a region of the Sphingopyxis sp. YR583 genome:
- a CDS encoding mobile mystery protein B, giving the protein MTDLFAGPDDATPLTAEEKEGLLPTWITTRADLNEAEQSNIDAAYAWAMRPRSRFDPLAPAALFDLHRRMLGNVWSWAGKQRTTGKNIGVDPVQIQLRLAGLLDDIRYWTDNATFPPDEVAVRLHHGLVYIHPFPNGNGRHARLVADLFVTRLGALPFSWGGGTLTGIGDLRAAYIAALKAADNHDFNPLLAFARS; this is encoded by the coding sequence GTGACCGATCTCTTCGCCGGACCCGACGATGCGACCCCGTTGACCGCCGAAGAGAAGGAAGGGCTACTCCCCACCTGGATCACCACGCGGGCCGATCTCAACGAGGCTGAGCAATCGAATATCGACGCCGCCTATGCCTGGGCGATGCGGCCGCGGAGCCGCTTCGATCCGCTGGCTCCTGCCGCGCTCTTCGATCTGCATCGCCGCATGCTGGGCAATGTGTGGAGCTGGGCGGGCAAACAGCGGACCACTGGCAAGAATATCGGCGTCGACCCCGTACAGATCCAACTGCGCCTTGCAGGCCTGCTCGACGATATCCGCTACTGGACGGACAATGCGACCTTCCCACCGGACGAGGTGGCGGTGAGGCTCCATCACGGGCTCGTCTATATCCATCCCTTCCCGAACGGGAATGGCCGCCACGCCCGGCTTGTCGCCGACCTTTTCGTGACCAGGCTTGGCGCGCTGCCGTTCAGCTGGGGCGGCGGAACTCTGACCGGGATCGGTGACCTTCGAGCGGCCTACATCGCCGCGCTGAAGGCGGCCGATAATCATGATTTTAATCCGCTGCTGGCGTTCGCGCGAAGCTGA
- a CDS encoding mobile mystery protein A yields the protein MTAIFSHTGRKRLDSKLAEFRPVSRFASPPKGWIRAIRDALGMSGTQLGRRLGMTPQGVQALEQSERHGTIKLETLRRTAEAMDCVLVYALVPRTSLEQMIEERARALALDTLGRVSHSMALEDQEVDRGLEERIEAFVAAGIRERDLWDKP from the coding sequence ATGACAGCGATTTTCTCACATACCGGTCGCAAACGGCTGGACAGCAAGCTGGCCGAGTTCAGGCCGGTCTCGCGTTTCGCTTCTCCGCCGAAAGGGTGGATCCGGGCCATACGCGATGCATTGGGTATGTCCGGCACACAGCTGGGCCGGCGGCTTGGAATGACGCCGCAGGGGGTTCAGGCGCTCGAACAGTCCGAACGGCATGGCACGATCAAGCTCGAAACCCTGCGCCGCACTGCCGAAGCGATGGACTGCGTCCTCGTATACGCGCTGGTTCCCCGGACGAGCCTCGAGCAGATGATCGAGGAGCGCGCGCGCGCGCTCGCTCTCGATACGCTCGGACGTGTGTCGCACTCGATGGCGCTCGAAGACCAGGAGGTCGATCGGGGACTGGAGGAACGGATCGAGGCGTTTGTCGCGGCAGGGATTCGCGAACGCGATCTCTGGGACAAGCCGTGA
- a CDS encoding SH3 domain-containing protein: protein MSGNANLGGCAILGLLFLVAVGSCLPKSDRPSAQADPRYVTARSLNCRSADSTSADVVASFRRGEPLMIAEERGDWSRVEGGANCWVAARYLARVPPAADADTGGVAAAGGAAALLSAPRGGASGTGGSGGGSSGYPGGTVGARDGGSYDAPRGRAYVGGKSSVSQGKMASVRKKAASWKKRSTKRKKKRSGGGVSGGSCPCSGYNVCIGPRGGRYCITSGGNKRYGV, encoded by the coding sequence ATGTCCGGAAATGCCAATCTCGGGGGCTGCGCGATCCTCGGCCTCCTGTTTCTTGTCGCGGTGGGTAGCTGCCTGCCGAAGAGCGACAGGCCCTCGGCGCAGGCGGATCCGCGCTATGTCACGGCGCGCAGCCTTAACTGCCGATCCGCCGATTCCACCAGCGCCGACGTGGTGGCGAGTTTCCGGCGAGGTGAGCCCTTGATGATCGCCGAGGAACGCGGCGACTGGTCGCGCGTCGAGGGCGGCGCGAACTGCTGGGTGGCAGCGCGCTATCTGGCGCGCGTCCCGCCTGCTGCCGATGCCGACACGGGCGGTGTCGCGGCCGCGGGCGGAGCCGCGGCGCTTCTCTCGGCGCCGCGCGGCGGCGCCTCCGGCACGGGAGGATCTGGCGGCGGATCGAGCGGCTATCCGGGCGGCACAGTCGGTGCCCGCGATGGCGGCAGCTATGATGCGCCGCGCGGCCGCGCCTATGTCGGCGGGAAATCATCCGTGTCGCAGGGTAAAATGGCGTCGGTCCGCAAGAAGGCGGCGAGCTGGAAGAAGCGGAGCACGAAGCGGAAGAAGAAACGGTCGGGCGGCGGCGTGTCCGGCGGTTCCTGTCCATGCTCGGGCTATAATGTCTGCATCGGACCGCGCGGCGGGCGCTATTGCATCACCAGCGGCGGGAACAAGCGTTACGGTGTCTAG
- a CDS encoding PilZ domain-containing protein: MDEGAFSGFRDEERAAGADGSGAERRSSGRYRTICRVARVRRGADAGLWLVRNISNEGLMLAADVAATVGEPIEIALSETVNLAGAIVWADGGRFGVAFDAPIDAAATLRALAAEQRAEGYRALRLPIEIEAVVALRGDARAIDLVDISQSGAGFVFGEALEVGAELDLLLPGGDLRRHALVRWARGTRGGLWFTRPLDRADLETLAGFRR, from the coding sequence ATGGACGAAGGGGCTTTTTCAGGATTTCGGGACGAAGAGCGCGCCGCGGGCGCGGACGGTTCTGGCGCCGAGCGGCGGAGCTCGGGGCGTTACCGGACGATCTGCCGCGTCGCACGGGTCCGGCGCGGCGCTGACGCCGGGCTCTGGCTTGTCCGCAATATCTCGAACGAGGGACTGATGCTCGCCGCCGACGTTGCCGCCACCGTCGGCGAGCCGATCGAGATTGCGCTTTCCGAAACGGTGAACCTTGCGGGCGCGATCGTCTGGGCCGACGGCGGGCGGTTCGGTGTCGCCTTCGACGCGCCGATCGATGCCGCCGCGACGCTGCGCGCGCTCGCTGCCGAGCAGCGCGCAGAAGGCTATCGCGCGCTGCGCCTTCCGATCGAAATCGAGGCGGTGGTCGCGCTACGCGGCGACGCGCGCGCCATCGACCTGGTCGACATATCGCAAAGCGGCGCGGGGTTCGTCTTCGGCGAGGCTCTCGAGGTGGGGGCCGAGCTCGACCTGCTGCTCCCGGGCGGCGACCTGCGCCGGCATGCGCTCGTTCGCTGGGCGCGCGGCACGCGGGGCGGGCTCTGGTTCACGCGGCCCCTCGATCGCGCCGATCTCGAGACGCTTGCTGGCTTTCGCCGGTGA
- a CDS encoding DUF1810 domain-containing protein, with protein MWEQAGLERFVAAQEPVYAQALAEIRRGAKRSHWMWFVFPQLLGLGRSAMAARFDIADIAEARAYLAHPLLGRRYAECVAALQDLEGSDAEAVFGAVDAVKLRSSLTLFEAAVPSPLLAAALDRWCGGSRDARTLAMLAASGGG; from the coding sequence ATGTGGGAGCAAGCGGGGCTTGAGCGTTTCGTGGCGGCGCAGGAACCCGTCTATGCGCAGGCGCTTGCCGAAATCCGGCGCGGGGCGAAGCGTTCGCACTGGATGTGGTTCGTCTTTCCGCAGCTCTTGGGGCTCGGACGAAGCGCGATGGCAGCGCGCTTTGACATCGCCGATATCGCCGAGGCACGTGCCTATCTGGCGCATCCGCTGCTCGGACGCCGCTATGCCGAATGCGTCGCGGCGCTGCAGGATCTCGAGGGGAGCGATGCCGAAGCGGTTTTTGGCGCCGTCGACGCGGTGAAGCTCCGGTCCTCGCTTACCCTGTTCGAAGCAGCGGTTCCGTCGCCGCTGCTTGCCGCGGCACTCGACCGTTGGTGCGGCGGCTCGCGCGACGCGCGCACGCTCGCGATGCTGGCGGCTTCGGGCGGCGGCTGA
- a CDS encoding SHOCT domain-containing protein translates to MIDEAQALKAGGITIWTEGDVLVLKYSVWFYGFLGTKRIPRSSITSVTWKEPGDWLAGFMALDILGEKPPSPHASPNVQNQNRLQYERGDRDRFAALRDWIAAGRAPAASEVAASSSVADEIAKLGKLREQGLLTDEEFTAQKAKLLG, encoded by the coding sequence ATGATCGACGAAGCACAAGCTTTGAAGGCGGGCGGAATCACCATCTGGACGGAAGGCGACGTCCTCGTCCTCAAATATTCGGTCTGGTTCTACGGCTTTCTCGGAACCAAGCGCATCCCCCGATCGAGCATCACGTCGGTGACATGGAAGGAGCCCGGCGACTGGCTCGCCGGGTTCATGGCGCTCGATATCCTCGGCGAAAAGCCGCCTTCGCCGCACGCCAGTCCGAATGTGCAAAATCAGAACCGACTGCAATATGAGCGGGGTGACCGGGACCGTTTTGCTGCGCTACGCGACTGGATCGCGGCCGGGCGGGCGCCGGCCGCCAGCGAGGTCGCGGCGTCATCGTCGGTTGCCGACGAAATTGCAAAACTCGGCAAGCTGCGCGAGCAGGGGCTTCTGACCGACGAGGAATTCACGGCGCAAAAGGCAAAGCTGCTCGGTTGA
- a CDS encoding energy transducer TonB family protein codes for MAAPNRLRPSFERGLQSARRIPGGAVLYEVVFGERRPPREIIPVPLDRDEARRSGREVPVGWLVAVALHLALGVLLHAGYAPERARDPVPERGMMVELIAEPRWAGGVKAAQPDAAGQMPNITDAPGGGGRRAVLAAASEAPLSVAVGEGEADEAADPPAASGLPAAAPREVAIVPAAVPAGPGKSPEERRWEKAIVERIEGRKRYPKGAASGGIEDLILLRLVLDRSGALVRAEVAKSRRHQLLDIEVLELARRAAPYPKPPPSVTGDAISLVVPVEFALGKAR; via the coding sequence ATGGCCGCTCCGAACCGCCTTCGCCCCTCGTTCGAGCGCGGCCTGCAATCGGCGCGGCGTATCCCGGGCGGCGCGGTTCTTTATGAAGTCGTCTTCGGCGAACGGCGTCCTCCCCGTGAAATCATTCCTGTCCCCCTCGATCGCGACGAGGCGCGGCGCAGCGGACGCGAAGTCCCGGTCGGCTGGCTCGTCGCGGTCGCGCTGCATCTCGCGCTCGGAGTTCTGCTGCACGCCGGCTACGCTCCCGAACGCGCCCGCGATCCGGTGCCCGAGCGCGGCATGATGGTCGAGCTCATCGCCGAACCGCGGTGGGCGGGCGGCGTCAAGGCGGCGCAGCCCGACGCGGCGGGACAGATGCCGAACATCACGGACGCGCCGGGCGGCGGTGGTCGGCGCGCGGTCCTCGCAGCGGCGAGCGAAGCGCCGCTCAGCGTCGCGGTCGGCGAAGGCGAGGCCGATGAAGCAGCCGATCCGCCCGCCGCGAGCGGCCTTCCGGCCGCAGCGCCGCGCGAGGTCGCGATCGTCCCCGCCGCGGTTCCGGCAGGCCCCGGCAAATCGCCCGAAGAAAGGAGATGGGAGAAAGCCATCGTCGAGCGGATCGAAGGCCGCAAGCGCTATCCGAAGGGCGCAGCCTCGGGCGGGATCGAGGATCTCATCCTCCTGCGGCTCGTTCTCGACCGAAGCGGAGCCCTCGTTCGGGCGGAGGTCGCCAAGAGCCGCAGGCATCAGCTTCTCGACATCGAAGTTCTTGAACTCGCGCGCCGTGCTGCGCCTTATCCCAAGCCGCCGCCTTCGGTCACCGGAGACGCTATATCGCTCGTCGTGCCGGTCGAGTTCGCCCTGGGCAAGGCGCGGTAG
- a CDS encoding FecR family protein translates to MTESDQNRRAIAKGPDAAQEAADWLARMTSGDVSAADFAEFGRWIENPDHAEAYNEAERIWMALGSVIETPSNVVPLRPAKPSLGWRRFAAMAASLAVAVAGAYQYQAVWQYDHATQGSAVASLVLADGSRVELNTNSAIDYEYRDGVRHVTLAKGEAFFDVKRDTAHPFAIDAGGAEVRVLGTAFSVRRDADGGAVVVQRGKVRVTTPHGRVDLTPDQAVRYDARRMSAIEPADASKALSWSRGLLVIEDKPLGEVVAELDRYYPGVIVLADDRAAKTRVGAVVEIARIDDWLAALENSHGVDVTVLPGVTYIR, encoded by the coding sequence ATGACTGAAAGCGATCAGAACAGAAGGGCCATCGCCAAAGGTCCCGATGCCGCGCAGGAGGCCGCGGACTGGCTCGCGCGCATGACGTCGGGCGACGTGAGCGCGGCCGACTTCGCGGAGTTTGGCCGCTGGATCGAAAATCCCGACCATGCCGAGGCCTATAATGAGGCCGAGCGTATCTGGATGGCGCTCGGCAGCGTCATCGAGACCCCCTCGAACGTCGTTCCGCTGCGCCCCGCGAAGCCTTCTCTTGGCTGGCGCCGGTTCGCGGCGATGGCGGCTTCGCTCGCGGTCGCGGTGGCAGGCGCCTATCAATATCAGGCGGTCTGGCAATATGATCATGCGACGCAGGGCAGCGCGGTCGCCTCGCTCGTCCTCGCCGACGGCAGCAGGGTCGAGCTCAACACGAACAGTGCGATCGATTATGAGTATCGCGATGGCGTGCGTCATGTGACGCTCGCAAAGGGCGAGGCCTTTTTCGACGTCAAGCGCGATACCGCGCATCCCTTCGCCATCGATGCGGGCGGCGCCGAGGTGCGCGTGCTCGGCACGGCCTTCTCGGTCCGCCGCGACGCCGACGGCGGCGCCGTCGTCGTCCAGCGCGGCAAGGTGCGCGTCACGACGCCGCACGGGCGCGTCGACCTCACGCCCGATCAGGCGGTGCGCTACGATGCCCGCCGCATGTCGGCGATCGAGCCTGCCGACGCGTCGAAAGCGCTCTCCTGGTCGCGCGGTCTCCTCGTGATCGAGGACAAGCCGCTCGGCGAGGTAGTCGCCGAGCTCGACCGCTATTATCCAGGCGTCATCGTCCTCGCCGACGACAGGGCGGCGAAGACGCGCGTCGGCGCCGTCGTCGAAATCGCGCGCATCGACGACTGGCTCGCGGCGCTCGAGAATTCGCACGGGGTCGATGTCACCGTCTTGCCGGGTGTCACCTATATCCGCTAG
- a CDS encoding RNA polymerase sigma factor → MAGASAALSGPALLRDEYFRIRPLLIQFVQRQMRPPDLAEDVVNEIYLRLDRVDETLSHPAAAKSYLYRMAVNLITDDARRAMYRNERLAQSFPLQAEADDGHEGSSIARSELAIVADAFAELPEKAPDMLIYSRVHGLTHSEIAAKMGVTTSLVEKYIARAIAHCRSRLESSDAASEARAANGP, encoded by the coding sequence ATGGCCGGGGCTTCCGCCGCGCTGTCCGGACCGGCGCTCTTGCGCGACGAATATTTTCGTATCCGGCCTCTGCTCATCCAGTTCGTGCAGCGCCAGATGCGGCCGCCCGATCTTGCCGAAGATGTCGTCAATGAAATCTATCTCAGGCTCGACCGCGTCGACGAGACGCTGAGCCATCCCGCCGCCGCCAAATCCTATCTCTACCGGATGGCGGTCAATCTCATCACCGACGATGCGCGCAGGGCAATGTATCGGAACGAGCGTCTCGCCCAGTCCTTTCCGCTTCAGGCCGAGGCCGATGACGGACATGAGGGCAGCAGTATCGCCCGCAGCGAGCTCGCGATCGTCGCCGACGCCTTTGCCGAGCTCCCCGAAAAGGCACCCGACATGCTGATCTACTCGCGCGTTCACGGGCTGACGCACAGTGAGATCGCAGCAAAGATGGGGGTCACAACCTCGCTCGTCGAAAAATATATCGCACGTGCTATCGCGCATTGCCGGAGCCGGCTGGAAAGCTCGGACGCGGCAAGCGAAGCGCGCGCGGCAAATGGTCCGTAA
- a CDS encoding Lrp/AsnC family transcriptional regulator translates to MKLDIFDKRLLEQLQRDANLTVAKLAEIAGLSDTACWRRIKKLEEAGILGPRVAILAPEKIGLKLTGYVMIRTTSHQEAWIDSFTATITAIPWVVECHRMTGDIDYLLKIVAPDLAAYNELYRAIARIPGITDVNASFSMERIKSVTELPVVAS, encoded by the coding sequence ATGAAACTCGACATTTTCGACAAAAGGCTTCTTGAGCAGCTGCAGCGCGACGCGAATCTGACCGTAGCCAAATTGGCCGAGATCGCGGGCCTCTCCGACACCGCCTGCTGGCGACGGATCAAAAAACTCGAGGAGGCGGGCATTCTCGGTCCGCGCGTCGCGATCCTCGCGCCCGAGAAAATCGGCCTCAAGCTCACCGGCTATGTGATGATCCGCACCACCAGCCATCAGGAGGCATGGATCGACAGCTTCACCGCGACGATCACGGCGATACCCTGGGTCGTCGAATGTCACCGGATGACCGGCGACATCGACTATCTTCTCAAGATCGTCGCACCCGACCTCGCTGCCTACAACGAACTCTACCGGGCGATCGCTCGAATCCCCGGCATCACCGACGTCAACGCAAGCTTTTCGATGGAGCGCATCAAAAGCGTGACTGAGCTTCCGGTTGTAGCCAGCTGA
- a CDS encoding prolyl oligopeptidase family serine peptidase, with protein sequence MRPYILLAAALLAMPSFAQRTAAPLVDDPYVWLEDWTGPRSMAWVEMENRRTLERLQADPRYRIFYRDLLTIASAKDRIPDPHIIAGRIFNFWRDAEHPQGIWRVTDPAQYRSPNPRWKVLLDLDALSRVEGRKWVWKGAECLDPEERRCLLSLSDGGEDSVTIREFDIDRREFVDGGFVLPPSKQSAIWVDKDRLLVARDWGKGSMTASGYPFIVKALSRGDDLDSAVEVYRGAATDQVSSAPFVLRDGRGNRAVFVTRNVTFFENETYLLTATGTKRARLPGKASIAGLVDGHAIVLTREEWTAGGETVPAGAVAAVSLVDLGNGGDLVPRVLFVPHARQSVSNVIATRSRLVVTVDDNVRGRALVFTPDTWKSKKLALPDNMAIKIAAASSGSDAVYFSVTGFLDPTTLWFVDAVKPASLKKIKALPARFDTRGLITEQFEATSSDGTRIPYFVVRRKDVRERPMPTIMTAYGGFQVSRMPFYSGGLGKTWLERGGSFVLANIRGGGEFGPAWHEAGRKTKRQIVYDDFAAVASDLIERKLTEAGKLGIYGGSNGGLLMGVAFTQRPELWKAVAIQVPLLDMNRYEQIAAGASWVDEYGSVSVPEERAFLRKISPYANIRKGTSYPEPLIWTTTKDDRVGPQHARKFAARLKEYGIPYLFYEDLAGGHAGDADVEQGARLQALQMTYFTQKLMGSETKP encoded by the coding sequence ATGCGCCCTTACATTCTGCTCGCAGCCGCTCTGCTTGCCATGCCCTCGTTTGCGCAAAGGACCGCGGCACCGCTTGTGGACGATCCATATGTGTGGCTCGAGGACTGGACCGGGCCGCGTTCGATGGCGTGGGTAGAGATGGAAAACCGGCGGACGCTCGAACGCCTCCAGGCCGATCCGCGCTATCGAATCTTTTACCGCGATTTGCTGACGATCGCTTCGGCCAAGGATCGTATCCCCGATCCGCACATCATTGCCGGCCGCATCTTCAATTTCTGGCGCGATGCTGAGCATCCCCAAGGCATCTGGCGCGTCACGGACCCCGCTCAGTATAGGTCCCCCAATCCCCGGTGGAAGGTGCTCCTCGACCTTGACGCCCTGTCCAGGGTGGAAGGAAGGAAATGGGTATGGAAGGGGGCCGAGTGCCTCGACCCCGAGGAGCGGCGGTGTCTTCTGTCGTTATCCGATGGCGGAGAGGATTCGGTAACAATCCGCGAATTCGACATCGACAGGAGAGAGTTCGTCGACGGGGGCTTTGTCCTGCCACCTTCGAAGCAAAGTGCAATCTGGGTGGATAAGGACAGGCTTCTGGTCGCGCGCGATTGGGGCAAAGGGAGCATGACCGCGTCGGGATATCCCTTCATCGTCAAGGCGCTGAGCCGGGGCGACGACCTGGATTCTGCGGTGGAGGTTTATCGGGGGGCGGCTACCGATCAGGTCAGTTCGGCGCCGTTCGTTCTCCGCGATGGGCGTGGCAATCGCGCTGTGTTCGTCACGCGAAATGTTACCTTCTTTGAAAATGAGACTTATCTTTTGACGGCGACGGGTACCAAGCGCGCTCGATTGCCCGGCAAGGCAAGCATTGCAGGTCTGGTTGACGGACATGCCATAGTGTTGACGAGAGAGGAATGGACTGCAGGCGGGGAGACGGTTCCTGCCGGCGCAGTTGCAGCAGTGTCGCTTGTCGATTTGGGGAATGGCGGTGACCTTGTACCGCGCGTCCTGTTCGTGCCCCATGCGCGCCAATCGGTCAGCAATGTGATCGCGACCCGCTCGCGCTTGGTCGTGACGGTAGACGACAATGTCCGCGGGCGGGCGCTGGTCTTCACGCCAGATACATGGAAGTCCAAGAAGCTCGCTCTGCCCGATAATATGGCGATCAAGATCGCCGCGGCGAGCTCCGGAAGCGATGCAGTCTATTTCAGCGTGACCGGCTTTCTTGACCCAACCACTTTATGGTTCGTGGATGCGGTAAAACCAGCGTCGCTCAAAAAGATCAAGGCTCTGCCCGCGCGCTTCGACACCAGGGGGCTGATTACCGAGCAGTTCGAGGCAACATCGAGCGATGGCACGAGGATACCCTATTTCGTCGTACGTAGAAAGGATGTGCGCGAGCGGCCGATGCCGACGATTATGACCGCGTACGGCGGTTTCCAGGTGTCTCGCATGCCGTTCTACAGCGGGGGCCTGGGAAAGACCTGGCTGGAACGCGGCGGCAGCTTTGTCCTCGCCAATATCCGTGGTGGCGGCGAATTCGGCCCGGCGTGGCACGAGGCGGGGCGCAAGACCAAGCGCCAGATCGTTTATGACGATTTCGCCGCGGTCGCGTCGGACCTGATTGAACGCAAGCTCACGGAAGCTGGGAAGCTGGGCATCTATGGCGGATCGAACGGTGGCCTGTTGATGGGGGTCGCCTTCACTCAGCGCCCCGAACTATGGAAAGCGGTCGCGATCCAGGTGCCGCTTCTCGACATGAATCGCTATGAACAAATAGCTGCCGGTGCCTCCTGGGTCGACGAATATGGGTCCGTGTCTGTTCCCGAAGAACGGGCCTTCCTGCGGAAGATCTCACCCTATGCGAACATTCGCAAGGGCACCTCCTATCCGGAACCTCTGATCTGGACGACGACAAAGGATGATCGCGTGGGACCGCAGCATGCCAGGAAATTCGCTGCGCGTCTCAAGGAATATGGCATACCCTATCTCTTCTACGAAGATCTCGCAGGCGGTCATGCGGGCGACGCGGATGTCGAGCAAGGCGCCCGGCTTCAGGCGCTGCAGATGACCTATTTCACGCAGAAGCTGATGGGCTCTGAAACGAAGCCTTGA